The following are from one region of the Streptomyces decoyicus genome:
- a CDS encoding CapA family protein, which translates to MLISVGHERVHTVWSSRPAHRAGRGLHRPHPVPRPASRPTSGPGSHAHAVAPVDTDAGGRPFTLVASGEIIASPPDVLATAQDDAPHDVYDYRPMLKGVRPVISSADLALCHLGAPFGPVNGPFTDYPVLQAPPQLATAASTTDGRPDIDLIVGTGAHTPQPYEKVNGTWVVYGLGDQISGAMKKPRGNWGSIARFRFAPPDGAGARWRVTRAEYLPQPAEQKPRVRMRTLARNGGHGRIRKKISKAVLSRGAAADGLTLGRGAGSPD; encoded by the coding sequence GTGCTGATATCTGTCGGACATGAGCGTGTACACACGGTATGGAGCAGTCGCCCTGCTCACCGCGCTGGCCGTGGGCTGCACCGGCCGCACCCGGTCCCGCGGCCGGCCTCGCGGCCCACCTCGGGGCCCGGGTCGCACGCCCACGCGGTTGCCCCCGTCGACACGGACGCCGGAGGGCGGCCGTTCACCCTGGTCGCCTCCGGGGAGATCATCGCCTCACCGCCCGACGTCCTCGCCACGGCCCAGGATGACGCACCGCACGACGTCTACGACTACCGGCCGATGCTCAAGGGCGTGCGGCCGGTCATCTCCTCCGCCGACCTGGCGCTGTGTCATCTGGGGGCGCCGTTCGGACCGGTGAACGGGCCGTTCACCGACTACCCCGTCCTCCAGGCGCCTCCGCAGCTCGCCACCGCCGCTTCGACGACCGACGGCCGGCCCGACATCGACCTGATCGTCGGCACCGGTGCGCACACCCCGCAGCCGTACGAGAAGGTCAACGGCACCTGGGTCGTCTACGGCCTCGGCGACCAGATCTCCGGGGCCATGAAGAAGCCGCGCGGCAACTGGGGCAGCATCGCCCGCTTCCGGTTCGCGCCGCCGGACGGGGCCGGTGCGCGGTGGCGGGTCACCAGGGCCGAGTACCTCCCGCAGCCGGCCGAGCAGAAGCCGCGGGTGCGGATGCGCACTCTCGCCAGGAACGGCGGCCACGGCCGGATCCGCAAGAAGATCAGCAAGGCGGTCCTGAGCCGGGGCGCCGCGGCCGACGGGCTGACCCTCGGGAGGGGCGCCGGGAGCCCGGACTGA
- a CDS encoding ferredoxin — MLIAPEAFDKRDEDGVVVLLDAERSAGQHEAVREAAVICPAAVIEVDA, encoded by the coding sequence GTGCTGATCGCGCCCGAGGCCTTCGACAAGCGCGACGAGGACGGCGTGGTCGTCCTGCTCGATGCCGAACGGTCCGCCGGGCAGCACGAAGCGGTGCGCGAGGCGGCCGTCATCTGCCCGGCCGCCGTGATCGAGGTAGACGCATGA
- the uvrA gene encoding excinuclease ABC subunit UvrA, whose amino-acid sequence MADSYVRVRGAREHNLRSIDVDIPRDALVVFTGVSGSGKSSLAFGTLYAEAQRRYFESVAPYARRLIHQVGAPKVEDITGLPPAVALEQRRSAPTSRSSVGTVTTLSNTLRMLFSRAGDYPEGVAERLDSDAFSPNTAAGACPECHGLGTVHRVTEESLVPDPSLSLREGAVAAWPGAWQGKNLRDILAALGYDIDRPWGELPQADRDWILFTDEQPVVTVHPVRDVGRIQRPYKGQYMSAKRYVLHTFADSKSETLRGRVQGFMVAEPCPVCHGRRLRPEALAVTFEGHDIATLAGRPLSALAQLLRPTAGRTDDEVAPVLARDLVARIDVLTELGLGYLSMDRPSPTLSAGELQRLRLATQLRSGLFGVVYVLDEPSAGLHPADTESLLTVLGRLKEAGNSLFVVEHDMDVVRRADWIVDVGPQAGEHGGQVLHSGPVAALADAADSATRRFLFDTAPPAERTVRSPSGTLTLRGATLHNLRGLDATFPLGVFTAVTGVSGSGKSTLVTRVLADAVRDHLGAGEEQDAADGDGTGTGPMARAQLTGAEGLEAVDRLVRVDQKPIGRTPRSNLATYTGLFDAVRKVFAATDEARARGYTAGRFSFNVAAGRCETCQGEGFVAVELLFLPGTYAPCTACHGARYNPETLQITYRGRTVAEVLAMTVDDAAEFLADVPAAARSLRTLHDVGLGYLRLGQPATELSGGEAQRIKLATELQRTRRGHTLYLLDEPTTGLHPADTEVLLRQLHGLVDAGHTVVVVEHDMGVVAGADHVIDLGPGGGADGGRIVAAGTPAEVAAAPDSRTAPYLARRRARPDGS is encoded by the coding sequence ATGGCCGACTCGTATGTACGGGTGCGCGGCGCCCGTGAGCACAACCTCCGCAGCATCGATGTGGACATCCCGAGGGACGCGCTGGTCGTGTTCACCGGGGTGTCCGGATCGGGCAAGTCCTCCCTCGCCTTCGGCACCCTCTACGCCGAGGCGCAGCGCCGCTACTTCGAGTCGGTGGCCCCCTACGCCCGACGGCTGATCCACCAGGTGGGCGCGCCCAAGGTCGAGGACATCACCGGGCTGCCGCCCGCCGTCGCCCTGGAACAGCGGCGCTCCGCGCCCACCTCCCGCTCCTCGGTCGGCACCGTCACCACCCTCTCCAACACCCTGCGCATGCTCTTCTCCCGCGCCGGCGACTACCCGGAGGGCGTAGCGGAACGGCTCGATTCCGACGCGTTCTCACCCAATACCGCGGCCGGGGCCTGCCCGGAATGTCACGGCCTGGGGACCGTTCACCGCGTCACCGAGGAATCACTGGTCCCCGACCCCTCGCTGTCCCTCCGCGAGGGTGCCGTCGCCGCCTGGCCGGGCGCCTGGCAGGGCAAGAACCTCCGCGACATCCTCGCCGCCCTCGGGTACGACATCGACCGGCCCTGGGGCGAGCTCCCGCAGGCCGACCGGGACTGGATCCTGTTCACGGACGAACAGCCGGTCGTCACCGTGCACCCGGTCCGCGACGTGGGCCGGATCCAACGCCCCTACAAGGGCCAGTACATGAGCGCCAAACGCTATGTGCTGCACACCTTCGCCGACTCCAAGAGCGAGACGCTGCGGGGGCGCGTCCAGGGGTTCATGGTCGCCGAGCCCTGCCCGGTGTGCCACGGACGGCGGCTGCGCCCGGAGGCGCTGGCCGTCACCTTCGAGGGCCATGACATCGCCACCCTCGCGGGCCGCCCGCTGAGCGCCCTCGCACAGCTGCTGCGGCCCACCGCCGGGCGGACGGACGACGAGGTGGCGCCGGTGCTGGCCCGCGACCTGGTGGCCCGTATCGATGTCCTCACCGAACTCGGCCTGGGCTATCTGAGCATGGACCGGCCCTCGCCCACCCTGTCCGCCGGCGAACTCCAGCGGCTGCGGCTCGCCACCCAGCTGCGCTCCGGCCTCTTCGGCGTCGTCTACGTCCTGGACGAGCCGTCCGCCGGTCTCCACCCCGCCGACACGGAGTCCCTGCTCACGGTGCTGGGCCGGCTCAAGGAAGCGGGCAACTCGCTGTTCGTCGTCGAGCACGACATGGACGTGGTGCGCCGCGCCGACTGGATCGTGGACGTCGGCCCGCAGGCCGGGGAACACGGCGGACAGGTGCTGCACAGCGGCCCCGTCGCCGCGCTCGCGGACGCCGCCGACTCCGCCACCCGCCGGTTCCTCTTCGACACCGCACCGCCCGCCGAGCGCACGGTGCGCAGCCCCTCGGGCACACTCACCCTCCGCGGGGCCACCCTGCACAATCTGCGCGGCCTGGACGCGACCTTCCCGCTCGGCGTCTTCACCGCCGTCACCGGCGTCTCGGGATCGGGCAAATCGACCCTGGTCACCCGCGTTCTCGCGGACGCCGTACGGGACCACCTCGGCGCGGGCGAGGAGCAGGACGCCGCCGACGGGGACGGCACCGGCACCGGACCGATGGCACGGGCGCAACTCACCGGCGCCGAGGGCCTGGAGGCGGTCGACCGGCTGGTACGCGTCGACCAGAAGCCGATCGGCCGGACCCCGCGCTCCAACCTCGCCACCTACACCGGGCTGTTCGACGCGGTACGCAAGGTCTTCGCCGCCACCGACGAGGCCCGCGCCCGCGGCTACACGGCGGGGCGGTTCTCCTTCAACGTCGCCGCCGGCCGCTGCGAGACCTGCCAGGGCGAGGGCTTCGTGGCCGTGGAACTCCTCTTCCTGCCCGGTACGTACGCCCCCTGCACCGCCTGCCACGGCGCCCGCTACAACCCCGAGACCCTCCAGATCACCTACCGGGGCCGGACCGTCGCCGAGGTGCTGGCGATGACCGTCGACGACGCCGCCGAGTTCCTCGCCGATGTCCCCGCGGCCGCCCGCAGTCTGCGCACCCTCCATGACGTGGGCCTGGGCTATCTGCGGCTCGGCCAGCCCGCGACCGAACTGTCCGGGGGCGAGGCACAGCGCATCAAGCTCGCCACCGAACTCCAGCGGACCCGCCGCGGCCACACCCTCTACCTCCTCGACGAGCCCACCACCGGACTGCACCCCGCCGACACCGAGGTGCTGCTGCGCCAGCTGCACGGCCTGGTCGACGCCGGCCACACCGTCGTGGTCGTCGAGCACGACATGGGGGTGGTCGCCGGCGCCGACCACGTCATCGACCTCGGCCCCGGCGGCGGTGCGGACGGCGGCCGGATCGTGGCGGCGGGCACCCCGGCCGAGGTCGCGGCGGCACCGGACAGCCGTACCGCGCCCTACCTGGCCCGGCGGAGGGCGCGGCCGGACGGCTCTTGA
- a CDS encoding EF-hand domain-containing protein: protein MADIEKARAAFDRFDADGDGQVTPEEFKHAMAEMGDPYVTGPVAEAVIKAKDTDSDGRMSFDEFWAALQD, encoded by the coding sequence ATGGCAGACATAGAGAAGGCCAGGGCGGCGTTCGACCGGTTCGACGCGGACGGCGACGGCCAGGTCACGCCGGAGGAGTTCAAGCACGCGATGGCCGAGATGGGCGACCCGTACGTCACCGGCCCGGTCGCCGAGGCGGTCATCAAGGCCAAGGACACCGACAGCGACGGCCGGATGTCCTTCGACGAGTTCTGGGCCGCCCTCCAGGACTGA